Below is a window of Schistocerca cancellata isolate TAMUIC-IGC-003103 chromosome 4, iqSchCanc2.1, whole genome shotgun sequence DNA.
AGTTTTGCATTGTGTTTACCATAGAAATCTGTTGTTTGTTGTGTAATGTTTCTATTGTGTAGGAGAGACTCCCACTAAATTATAATGTTGTAGCATTGTTTATACATTATTGTTTATTTCTACTTTTATGGTCCTAAGTTCTTATCCAATAAATGACTCACTGTTAAAAAAGTTAAATTTCATCTCTTATGCTGTAATTAATTAATTCAGGATTTTATATGTAATCCAACATACTGATAAAAACTGTGCATCAGTGGTCAGTTAATCCACATTCCACCCATTTTCAGCgtactgtttccatattttttgtgtttcatattaaTTCACTATCTTGTATACTGTGTATTTGGCATGATTGGCGAACAGATTCACAATTGCCTGACAGAATTTAATTGTCCACTACATTGTGTATTACATTATATTGTAAATAGACTGATGAGATAAGGTTCTTTGTAGAGTCAGTGGCGGAAGGACAACATGGCGAATACTAACCAGAAGATGGGGTAGGTTGATAGGACTTAAGACATTAGGGCAGGGCTGGCCAGAAATTCTGCATGTgtgtggtgctcctgcacatgtgcaacttccgggtcacagcatgCATGCCGCAGCCATCAGCGTCCGTGTAGTGCACGTTTCTATGCACAAATGTCACTTTATCCACTTggtgggatactctgtaccggcgcatacTAGTGCTCTTtctacagcttgcaagccaaccatgggaaggtatttcacatattaaacatttaaaatactgtcacagtctactcattgagacgtctacttttatgttaacagtttaacccagtaagactagtaatacagttaacaaccgtgggtttttattaaggcagcttgacagatggcacgtaaatacgcgtaatgtttttgatctagtatttaagaaagagagcacttagcatcttccatgatttcaaataacattaaactaatgcaaggtttcctataattaattctcggtgccctcagttacacccacataatttctgcttcactgacctctgaacagaatgataaccgcagacctctcgatgatcacctgttatttcaataccattattactatatctttcatcagttccgtctgaaatctgcataataaccaacAATTAgacgaatgttatgttttatcaacttcagctgagcgtagcccttcacacattaaaaaacaaaaaaaaaacctaaatgtaagtatacattggaacaatcggtttaatgaccaattttcctgataataatgtaacatagagcagatgaggcaataatgcacagttagtaaacaataatttttaattatgaaagtaaTAAagccaaacacgtttatcactggtcatgagaaatgatattgtTAATATCGGGCagaaaagcacggctcattgacaaatgCTAGaagttgcgaagattttcatcacttatgcttgatcgaaaccttgatttattcttttcatcaccgagaaaaatcttttACAAACATATGTCGACCCGAACATGGGTATAACTCCTGTGGCTTCTCGGTGCAGgtgtggaaattcttgttgtgaaaaattttcgtagaattcttttgtacttcgcactgcaaagaacttgtccttcagtcttttaTTGCACTGTAGGttgatcagttccatctgtagatcattcggagcatcttcaactgacaaCGAGAACGGTCGAACAAAGAGGCTAATGACAGGAGACAAACTTGTAACATCTGCAAAtcgtgctcgaaattgttccttaatttttacagttattgacatgtattcttgaaatctagcactttcatggaccagtccaagagtcgggaaatgtgcagtgaAGCACAAGCTTCCTTTaaaaggcatttactttttccaacatgtcagaagttaaattattttcaccttgcaaactgacatTCAGGCTGTTGATGTGAGATgtaatgtccacgagaaatgcaaggtctgatatGCAACAAGTatcttccaacataggttcactttttcccttctcatgtaagaatgttactatgaccaaacgtaaataaaaaaatattttcagcattttacctcaacTGAGCCAGCGTGCTTTGGTATAGTAAGGTATGTCGCCGTACTctgctcctaattcctccaagaaccgccgaaactggcgatgAGTAAGCCCATGTGTCTTTAGATAGTTTACAGTACTTACAACAATTTGCACGACATTTGCTAatgttactgattttgcacaaagcatctctcaatgcagaatgcagtgaattccatacaatGTCTCGTCTGTGCGCCGTAGCTTTTTGCACatccgtgctatgagtcctctctgatggccttgcattgatggtgctccatctgtggtcactgagactaaccgattccagtccatactgacaccatcaatcgcttgctctACAGCTTGGAatagtagtccctttcaaaggtactaagtgcaaaacgtcctctgttacacaaaatgtgttatcgacacctcgtatgtaccagtatatcacaacctgggctgtatctgtaagatctgttgcttcatcgagcgcaacagagaaagcaacaaagtctttagccttatttattagctgcctgtccACATCGCCGgccactgtttgtttggatagactgatttcttgaaacctgctaacgttcgtgtcacacacaagttctgcagcatcaatcagacaccctttcacaaacttcccttcggaaaagggtttcccagattgtgcaattcttaatgcaattttaaaacttgctcacagtgaagatttagtgtggttgtcattctggaaaattggaaacagtacattgtacagcgtacagtaaaatagatataaatgtaacacaagaaactaagagttcaagaagtatcagttactttgacgtacagtaaaatcgagttgatgtgtctcatccattttcttaaggacatttaattttgcttgccgttcttcactgttgagtacactacactcgtctttgtgatatgtattgtagtgtctttcagttGAAAACTTATGCTTGCCGCCTATTATTCggtggcacagcaaacactgtgagttttcaccaatggctacaaaaaagaattgcagttctcagtcatttttaaacgactgagaacatagatctcccatcctgtgctttttcacagtacctgccatttctcagtacttctcttacggtcaccaggggtaaacgagactgggtatgttgcactCTTGCTTGTACCACGTAAACGGGCAAGTGGAGCCCCTGccattcatttaggacacatgtctaataacagatgttgctgtcgcacatgtgcagcacttccgcacgtctgcacaatGTGCAGCGTTTGGCTGGCCCTGCATTAGGGTATAACTCCGATAGTtccacagggagctgtagagggcaaatattGTAAGGGAAGAGAGAGAGTGGAATATATCTCAACAAGTAGTTGAGGTTGTTTGGTGTACGTACTACTTTCAGATGAAGAGAGGAAATGGTGGTGTGCCACATCCAACCAGGTAAATTGATGCCCTTCACTACCACCCTCCCACCTCCAAAAGTTTTAGCACAAATActaacaaaacatttaaattacttATACTTGTTAAGTATCTCCTCTTCAGTTTGATTTATTTTAGACTGTTCAAGTATTGCTGAAACATAGTAAGTTATGGTTAAGAACAAATAATGTTTAAGTGTCATTCTGAGATAATTAATTGTATTCATCCAATCTTTAATCCACATGTGATGTTATATAGATTCCATCATTAAGAACTACACTCATATCCATAAGTTGAAGATTCTGTGAGTGGCAGCATTGTGTCACAGTGATATGGGTGTGAAGTGTACCAGAAAGCCAGCCATGGGCTGCAAGTATCTGCATCCTGTGTGATGTCTCTCCTCTGGGGCATACAGAAGTCAATACAAGTTGTAACACCCTCGAATGGTGATACAGTATGCGCAACTTTTCCTCTTATTGTGTGTCACACTGTCCAGAATGGCTTGCAGTAATGTCTCTTATTTCTAAGCTAACACTTCCTTTAGGTTTGCAGTAGTCGTGGTGGCAGTCTCAGGGATTATGTCCCTTGGCCTGGAGCATCCCATGCATGTTCATTTGGATTTAAATCTGCAGAACAAGCAGATCATGCTAGAATCCTTATGTCCTCCTACTGCAGATATGTCTCCACCAGGACTGTTCTGTCTCCTCTTGCATTACCATCCACCAGGTGAAACCCAGATCAATACGTACAGTGGAAAATTTCCATTTACTGTTGAAGGGTGCCATCTGTACAAACCCCATTGGACTCTCAGCCATTTTTTCACTGACTGAGGCTTGTCTCTAATCTCCAACAGGTCTTTCCATTTTTAATGCAATTCAGACATTTTTAACGTTTCATTCGACTTCCTAGTGCCTTGAGTACTGTGTTCCAAATGCACACCACAGAGTCAGCATTGCTATATTCTGGATCTGTGCCCACATAGACTGTTGTAGGGCTGTTAAATGGTCTTGCACTGCTGTGCTATGTAGTAcaaatgtttcagtgttttccagCCAGAACTTAGTTCGCACAGCGTTTCCATGACACAATTACTTTTGCTTTTCCAGCTATGTACCACccctgtcaccaccaccaccaccaccaccactactactttgATCTTAGTATACTGATACTAATCAGATAGAGATACAGACTCTGACAGGGGGATATCTCACAATGGAAAAGCCCTTATAGTAATGGAGCTGGAATCAGAAGTAATAGACAAGTATGTGGACAGTTTTTGAAATACCATCTGGTACATGCATAAAAACTATAAACAGAGGAAACTGCTGTTGGATTTTTTCAATATTTGAACAGGATATTGTAGAAATTAAGTCGACAATAAATGTAGATGTTCAATCAATTGGGGGAAGTAACACACTCACTCTAGGATATGGTTAACTTTTGGAAGCAAGAAATTCAAATACTATAGTCAAAAGTACATTTGGCCAGGAAGGGAATATTTTTGGGACATTGTGATGTTTGGGAGAGACAGATATGGTTAAGAAGATTCCTcttaactttacaacagattaccacacTTGCCTTATATTCAGTTCCCTTCTGTTCTCTCAAGAATAGGTTTCACGTGACCTGAAATGTGTGACATATTGAAACCAGGTTCTGGTCCAGAGAACCATGTAATAGCAACTGACcatcatgtcatcctctgccaatagaatcattcggatgcggtatggaTGGGTATGGAGTCACACACTGCTCTCTTAGCCATTGTCAGCTTTCCAAACCATGGAGACACTACTTCTCTTTCAAGTAACTCTTCAGCTGATATCATGAGGTTGAGTACAATCCTGTCTCAGTGATCCCACCAAGGAAACGTCCCTGACAGTACTGAGAATTGAAACTAAGTCCTCTGCATAACACATCAGGCCCACTGACAGCTCAGCTGTGAGGCAGCCAGCTGTGTGACATACCTACTTCATTTCCCTACTCTTAACATTTTCTCTCTGCGTACCCTTTATCCTAACCCCTTTCCAATTATGTTCATGTTATTATGTCTCCAAAAGAATTATGGGCTCAAGAAACTGAAACTATTGCACATAATGTAATGCTTCACAATCTTTTGGTGTTAATAATTATTGACACTGCTGTGTTTACTCCATCAATTATTTAACCAGGTGCAGTGGTTTTCTGCGGTTTCCCAGTATTGCTAAATGTGAATATTAGAATAGATCTTCCTACATATCTATACTAGTTATATCTCCCTCCCCCGTATGACAGTCATACTAGTGCTAAATCTCTGATGGTTGTTGAAAGGaacaaggaaaaaagtttattgaatCATTTTAGTTGTTTCCTTTTATTCATTCTTTCTTGGCTCTGTATACAACTTGTGCAATGAAATGTGTTGATgtataaaatctctgcagggaacCAAGATTTACACTTAGATATCTACATTTTGGAGGTAGTTCTCTACCAGCAACATTATTAGACTGAGGCTCAAGGCCAATCCAGGATTTGATATGACATTACCAATCTTCCACTCTTCCAAAATTAGTATTCTGGTATTTTTGGcagttaaatttaattaaaaaaacacaaaatcaCGATAAAACTGATATACACAGAAAAAGAGCCATAAATGTTTCCTAAAAGTATAATCTTTAGTAATTTTTGTGTTGCTGCAGGATGTAAAACCTTTGAAACTCTTTCCATTTCTAAATTAATACTGTTTTGTCTAGTGAAAGAAACTGAAGTTAGTCCTGAGACAACACAGAGTATCCCACTGCAAAGTGCTAAAAAGCCTGAAGCAGAGACTGACTCAGTTGATGAGGTTACAGAGAAAGTAATAGATAAAGTGCTAGCAACCCCCGCAGTTCGTAGATTTGCAAGAGAATACCAGGTAGGTCAAGTATGCAGAGATGTGATGTTTGTAGACCTTTTGTGCGTGTACTAAAAGTGAATTTATTTGTACAGGTTCCAATAGAATTAGTTTCTGGTACAGGTAAACATGGCAGAGTCTTAAAAGAGGACATCTTGGCTTATCACGAAAAATTACATCGAAAGCAACCTGAAGAAAGCAAAGATATTTCTGGTGATAAACAAGTTCGCATAACTGGTATTCAAAAGGCCATGTTGAAGACTATGACAAAAGCAAATGTTAGTACAGTTTATAATATGACTTTCTCAAATGTTCTGAGAATAAACTTAGTTTGTGTGACAAACTGAACACTTCCTTATATTTTTTCAGAATATTCCTCACTTTACTTACGCTGATGAAGTATCTGTTGCAAAACTTGTGGAACTACGTTCACAGATGAAAAGCATAAATGGTATAAGAATAACATATTTGCCATTCTTTGTCAAAGCGATATCAAAGTGTCTTTCAGAATACCAAATATTGAATTCATCCTTAGATGAAAACTTGGAACATATAGTTTATAAATCTCAGCACAACATTGGAATTGCTGTTGACAGTCCAcaaggacttcaagttcccaatatAAAAAATGTAGAAAAACTGAATGTTGTGGAAATAGCAAATGATATAAATAGACTTCAAAAATTGGGACTGGAAGGACGCTTACGACAGGAAGATCTTTCTGGAGGCACATTTACAATCTCTAATATTGGCTCAGTAAgtatcaaaataaaagaaaaaaatgtgttagctTTGTCATTTCTATATCTCTTGAATTGGTTAAATATGCTTATGGTAAAATTAGTTAAGCTCTTAAGCTACACACATTAGAGCCCGTGTTTGCCagacattttttcatgtttttgtgtaTACTACCACATCTAAAagtgtgaagatgaacaagtgcttatagctcataGGGATGCATTTTAGAGACTATGTTTAATAGACAGTTTTTCATGTTTTGCTCCAAACTACCACCTCTGATAGTTTATTGATGGAATTCTGGTTCTGTGCAAGGTATGATGAATAAACATTATAATCAAAGTCCAGCTTGCAAAGTATCAGAGTTCCATCAATAACAGAGTCTGAAATATACACACAGTAAACCAAAGCAATGTAATGATTGGTGTGCAGTTCACTGATTTAATTACAACTGCCTCATACCATCCTTGGGTTGGCTTATTTGGAGGATTATGGCATAGTCTCATCAGAGGACACTTCTGACGACGAAATTCATCTTAGTACTGGAGCCACAGCAGTCGACAGTAACGTTGCGCCAGCTGCTTGGTTTCTATAGTAATTTTGGCTGGCACTATTACATGTCCACCCTTCCCCCTGTCCATCAACAGTGACTCCTGCAGGAGAATGAGTAGGTGGTTTGTGGTTCAATGGTGCATCCACCATGGAGGGTGACAGATTGAGATCCATGAGGTGGTTGTAGAAAGCTGAGACAGGACGAAGCTCAATGAAAGTTGCAGGAGCACCAAGGGTCTGAGGAAGAGAAGCAGGTGGCCACTGATCAGGATGGTGGAGGTGAAGTTGATTTCAGTGGCACCACAGAAAGCCATGAGCAGATGCCACAGTATGCATCATAGATCTGTGGTGGTCAGAAACTGTGCCACAGATTTCTGACCATGACAGATCCAGGTTAGGTGGCGTCCGAACTCTTTCACTCACAGTGGGACATCCATCCATAAGGAAGAGGCCTCAATGATGACATTCCAGTGGTGGGTGGAGCATGTGAAAGAGGATGTAGTTGAGGGCAGCCATGAAACCACCACACCAGGCTGCATCCTTCAATCAGGGTGGCTCTTATAAGTTGCCTGAAAACTGCAAGTCATGGAAGTTGAACGCCGTCCTGTTATTAGAAACAAAAGTACACtacctgatcagaagtatccgggcaGCACGAGAGAAGGACTCACCAGTTTGAAGAAAAGCGAGAAGTATTTTGTtaccagtagagaagcagtaacagaatgGATCAGTCAGTTAAGGTGAAAGACTTCAAATGCGGACCAATCTTTGAATCTTTGGATGTCACCTAagtgacaaatccatcagggacatttcaacccttccaaagACCCCTAAGGtgtctgttggtgatgtgactgtgaagtgaaaaagTGAAGGAACACCCAGAGCTAAGGCAAGACCACATAGACGTCATGCTCTGATGGACTGGGaccaccagggggggggggggggggggggggacatgaatGAACTCAGTGGAAGAaattactcgtgagttccaaagtgctaaagTGCTACCTGAATTTCTAGGTAGCAAAATGACTGTGTgtaggagttaaaaagaatgaggtacaCTGCTCAAGCAGATTTTCATAAACCACACACATTTGTAATTAATGCTAAGTgttgcttgaggtggtgtaaagagtgagaCCACTGGATGGTGGATAATGAAATGAGCTGTTTGTAGTGATGAATTATTCAATGCCTTATGGCAATCCAGTGGAAGGGTTTGTATTTTGTGAatacctggagaatgttacctgccattgtgtgtagtgccagcaggaGGGTATGGAGAAGGTGGAGTTATGGGATctaggtgtttttcgtggttaggatgtggtgcCCATGTTGTGCTTAAGAAAGTGCTAAAtgtagaaggatatgaacacattttacagcattgtgtcatGCAGATGGTCAAGGAGCAGTTTGGAGATGATTGCTTTTTATTAGCATTACAATGCAACCTGTCATCCCCAGCATCTGTTAGGTtactgtttgtggacaataacgttcctgaaatggactggcccgccacagtcctgacctgaaatcAATGCAACACCTTTTGAATGAGTTAGAACTTTGACTTTGCTCTAGTTCCCAACGTCTGACATCACTGTCTtattctggttttggctcttgagaaaTGAGCAGCCATttgtccacagacattcagacacctcattgaatgtttccccagcagagttcaaaccacCATAAAGGAGAaagatggacacaccccatattaatgctcACCAataggtgtccaggtacttttgatcagacagtgtacgtgGAGTGCCTTCAAGGCTGAAGATCATTTTCCAAGGCTACAGTAGTAGTGGCAGAAGTGATATGGCACATGCAGACATGAAAGGAAGTGAGAAAATGAGTCAGTCACAACCAGCCAGATACAGCCCAAAAATGGGCCAGCAAAATCTAGGTGGGTATACTCCCATGGCTTCACAGTGCCGGGCCAAGGAGGGAAATGCTAGCGATGTGCAGCTTGATGGGCCTgacaagtggaacattaatggACAATGTCATAATCAATATTGGCCCAGAACATGTTCTATCTCACAAAAGTTTTCATCTAGGATGTGCCACAACAGTGGACAGTTGCAAGAAGTGCAGCACTTGTGTTCAAAGAGAGGGAAAATTAGGATTCGGCAGTGGACCTTGTCAAATAGCCACAACAGAACCCCTTGGTTTACGTGCCATTGATTTCACCGTGCTAGTAGGGCAAAAATCAGACCCGAGAGGTATCTGGCAACCCGTGTTACATAAACTGAGTGAGGTGGGGGCAATAGGCATTAACACATCTTCACAGTGCGTCTGTCCACTTCTATATTGAGGTTGCACTTTAGGGCCAAAGGCTTCAGACATGCTTCCTAGAAGTGCAGTGCAGCTTCCGCCTTAAGTGTGATGTGAGGTTCAAAATCAGTTGCCCTCCCTGTTCCAGGCCCTCCCTATTCCAGGTGAGAAGATTTGAGCATATCTATCACATAGTCTCTTTTAGGATGGTGCAAAGCCTTTCAGATTGCATAGTGTGTTCTGTTTCATGGACTGTAAATCCAAAAAGATGGAAAGCATCTACTACAAAAACATTGTCCACATTGGGGTCagataccacaaaaaaatttactagATGAATGACTTGGCTGTGTGTGAGTAAATCTGAAACCTTCATTGCAAGGACATATGATAATGCCCATAGGCCCAAAGGTTTGTGCCTCAGTTGCCTGCAAAGATGGTAACCCTAAACGTAAGAAAGTGGGTTGGTCTAGTAAGGATGCGAAAATACTAGTGTATGGGAGCAAACTCACAGTGTGTTCATTTATGGGTGTATCTAAGTAGATTTTCTGGTCTGTGTTTGAGAAGTTTGCGCTTCTTAAGATTTATCCTGCACTTAACTCACTTCAACAGATTGAGGTGTGTGTTTTGTGGAATTTCTAAAGCCTATTTCTTGCAAGTGT
It encodes the following:
- the LOC126184238 gene encoding lipoamide acyltransferase component of branched-chain alpha-keto acid dehydrogenase complex, mitochondrial, with the translated sequence MATYIKTLSLSTVKNISGKAPIRVLTCLPTTAKYSCSIPQHTFNKRLRPVTFIDQSRRNFQVMSILAEKVSFKLSDIGEGITEVVIKEWYVKPGDVVQQFDNICEVQSDKASVTITSRYDGKISKLYYNVDDTAMVGKPLVDIEAEDAEGTVKETEVSPETTQSIPLQSAKKPEAETDSVDEVTEKVIDKVLATPAVRRFAREYQVPIELVSGTGKHGRVLKEDILAYHEKLHRKQPEESKDISGDKQVRITGIQKAMLKTMTKANNIPHFTYADEVSVAKLVELRSQMKSINGIRITYLPFFVKAISKCLSEYQILNSSLDENLEHIVYKSQHNIGIAVDSPQGLQVPNIKNVEKLNVVEIANDINRLQKLGLEGRLRQEDLSGGTFTISNIGSIGGMFATPVILPPEVAIVAIGKIQTLPRFGSDGSIMRDEIMCINWSADHRIIDGATVAKFSNLWKELIQNPHQLLF